The Candidatus Mycolicibacterium alkanivorans genome contains a region encoding:
- a CDS encoding response regulator codes for MTVRVVLVDDHEMVIEGLKAMLAPFSERVAVVGEAVGADKAMTVIAELHPDIVLCDVRMQGASGLDLCREIRRRDPALKVILLSVYDDEQYLFQAMRVGASGYLLKGISSDELVRQLEGVHAGSTAIDAGLAARAAETAARLQSDQFWPGARHGLTQRESEILSLVVTGLSNRGIASKLVIGEETVKTHLSSIYRKLGVSDRTSAAATALREGIFR; via the coding sequence ATGACGGTGCGGGTGGTGCTCGTCGACGACCACGAGATGGTCATCGAGGGCCTCAAGGCGATGCTCGCGCCGTTCAGTGAACGCGTCGCGGTGGTCGGTGAAGCGGTGGGCGCCGACAAGGCCATGACGGTGATCGCCGAGTTGCATCCCGACATCGTGCTCTGTGACGTCCGGATGCAGGGTGCCAGCGGGCTTGACCTGTGCCGGGAGATCCGCCGCCGCGACCCCGCGCTGAAGGTGATCTTGCTGTCGGTCTACGACGACGAGCAGTACCTGTTCCAGGCGATGCGGGTGGGTGCCTCCGGATACCTGCTCAAAGGCATCAGCAGCGACGAGCTGGTCCGCCAGCTCGAGGGCGTGCACGCCGGTTCGACGGCCATCGACGCAGGCCTGGCGGCCCGCGCAGCCGAGACGGCGGCGCGCCTGCAGAGCGACCAGTTCTGGCCTGGCGCACGCCACGGCCTGACCCAGCGGGAAAGCGAGATCCTGTCGCTGGTGGTGACCGGGCTGTCCAATCGCGGGATCGCCTCCAAGCTGGTGATCGGCGAGGAGACCGTCAAGACTCATCTGAGTTCGATCTACCGCAAGCTCGGCGTCAGTGATCGCACCAGTGCGGCCGCAACGGCCTTGCGGGAAGGCATCTTTCGATGA
- a CDS encoding HAD family hydrolase has translation MAATRVDTLPRSRSFWWDRAWCAHADVPVLEAVIFDFDAPRGATERDAHMFRDLIWSLPCADIRVAVTAAGSRDRIEPLVRELIGDGVVEVLIAGDDVLRPKPDPEAYHRVLCELGVGAANVLAVEHSMTGFHTARSAGLATVVVTTDEIRGHDFTGAAEVLDRHDWPDPLSASRCRRVHERWCIQRSRLNALPA, from the coding sequence GTGGCCGCAACGCGAGTGGACACTCTTCCCCGGAGTCGGTCCTTCTGGTGGGATCGGGCCTGGTGCGCGCACGCCGACGTGCCGGTTCTCGAGGCGGTCATCTTCGACTTCGACGCGCCGCGGGGAGCCACCGAACGCGACGCTCACATGTTCCGCGATCTGATCTGGAGCCTGCCCTGCGCCGACATCCGCGTCGCGGTCACCGCAGCCGGCTCACGGGACCGCATCGAGCCGCTGGTCCGCGAACTGATCGGTGACGGGGTCGTCGAGGTGTTGATCGCCGGCGACGACGTCCTACGGCCCAAGCCGGACCCCGAGGCATACCACCGGGTGCTGTGCGAGCTGGGGGTCGGGGCGGCCAACGTCCTGGCGGTCGAACACTCGATGACCGGGTTCCACACCGCGCGGTCGGCGGGCCTGGCGACCGTCGTCGTCACCACCGACGAGATCCGCGGTCACGATTTCACCGGTGCGGCCGAAGTGCTCGATCGCCACGACTGGCCCGATCCGCTGTCGGCGTCGCGATGTCGGCGCGTGCACGAGCGGTGGTGCATCCAACGAAGCAGGCTGAACGCTCTACCGGCCTAA
- the gatB gene encoding Asp-tRNA(Asn)/Glu-tRNA(Gln) amidotransferase subunit GatB: MTIAANAELLDYDDVVARFDPVLGLEVHVELSTATKMFCACSTTFGAEPNTQVCPVCLGLPGALPVLNEAAVKSAIRIGLALNCEIASWCRFARKNYFYPDQPKNYQISQYDEPIAFNGHLDVPLDDGSTFRIGIERAHMEEDTGKLTHVGSDTGRIHGATTSLLDVNRAGVPLIEIVTKPIEGAGARAPEVARAYVTALRDMLRALDVSDVRMDQGSLRCDANVSLRPIGQAEFGTRTETKNVNSLKSVEVAVRYEMRRQAALLAAGGRIHQETRHFHEDGYTSPGRDKETAEDYRYFPEPDLEPVAPSAELVDRLRGTIPELPWLSRKRIQQEWGVSDEVMRDLVNAGAVDLVAATVEHGASSEAARAWWGNFLVQKANESGLELDAVGISPAQVAKVVALVDEGKLSNKLARQVVEGVLAGEGEPEQVMAGRGLALVRDDSLIQAAVDEALAANPDVAEKIRGGKVQAAGAIVGAVMKATKGQADAARVRELVMAACGQAD; the protein is encoded by the coding sequence ATGACGATCGCTGCGAACGCCGAACTGCTGGACTACGACGACGTCGTGGCCCGGTTCGATCCGGTGCTCGGTCTGGAGGTGCACGTCGAGCTGTCGACGGCCACCAAGATGTTCTGCGCCTGCTCCACGACCTTCGGCGCCGAGCCCAACACCCAGGTCTGCCCGGTGTGCCTGGGCCTGCCCGGCGCGCTGCCGGTGCTCAACGAGGCCGCCGTGAAGTCGGCCATCCGCATCGGCCTGGCTTTGAACTGCGAGATCGCCTCGTGGTGCCGCTTCGCGCGGAAGAACTACTTCTACCCCGACCAGCCGAAGAACTACCAGATCTCGCAGTACGACGAGCCGATCGCCTTCAACGGGCATCTCGACGTCCCGCTCGACGACGGCAGCACCTTCCGGATCGGCATCGAGCGCGCCCACATGGAGGAGGACACCGGCAAGCTCACCCACGTCGGCAGCGACACCGGCCGCATCCACGGCGCGACCACCTCGCTGCTGGACGTCAACCGCGCCGGGGTGCCGCTGATCGAGATCGTCACCAAGCCCATCGAGGGCGCCGGGGCTCGCGCGCCGGAGGTGGCCCGCGCCTATGTGACCGCGCTGCGAGACATGTTGCGGGCGTTGGATGTCTCCGATGTCCGGATGGACCAGGGCTCGCTGCGCTGCGACGCCAACGTGTCGCTGCGGCCGATCGGCCAGGCCGAGTTCGGCACCCGCACCGAGACCAAGAACGTCAACTCACTCAAGAGCGTCGAGGTGGCCGTCCGCTACGAAATGCGCCGCCAGGCAGCGCTTCTCGCCGCCGGCGGCAGGATCCACCAGGAGACGCGACACTTTCACGAGGACGGCTACACCTCGCCGGGCCGCGACAAGGAGACCGCCGAGGACTACCGCTACTTCCCGGAGCCCGACCTCGAGCCGGTGGCGCCCAGCGCGGAGCTGGTCGACCGGTTGCGTGGCACCATCCCTGAGCTTCCGTGGTTGTCGCGCAAGCGGATTCAGCAGGAGTGGGGCGTCTCCGACGAGGTGATGCGCGATCTGGTCAACGCGGGTGCGGTCGATCTGGTGGCCGCGACCGTCGAGCACGGGGCCTCCAGTGAGGCCGCTCGGGCCTGGTGGGGCAACTTCCTGGTGCAGAAGGCCAACGAGTCCGGCCTCGAACTCGACGCGGTGGGAATCAGCCCCGCCCAGGTGGCCAAGGTGGTGGCGCTGGTCGACGAGGGCAAGCTGTCGAACAAGCTGGCGCGTCAGGTGGTCGAAGGGGTGCTCGCCGGCGAGGGCGAGCCCGAACAGGTGATGGCCGGCCGCGGGCTGGCGCTGGTGCGCGACGACTCACTGATTCAGGCCGCCGTCGACGAGGCGCTGGCCGCCAACCCCGATGTCGCCGAGAAGATCCGCGGCGGCAAGGTGCAGGCCGCGGGTGCGATCGTGGGTGCGGTGATGAAGGCCACGAAGGGCCAGGCGGACGCGGCGCGGGTGCGTGAGCTAGTCATGGCCGCTTGCGGCCAGGCCGATTAG